The Amycolatopsis jiangsuensis nucleotide sequence GGCGTAGCGGGTGACGTCGAGTGGATGAGGCACGGCGATCTGCGGGGCGTTGTTCGAGTTCGCGGATTTCGCCACCCCGTCGATTGCCTGATTTCCGCACGCGGCGGTGCCGAAAACAGTCAGCGCACTCCAGAACGCCACTGCTGCGGATCTCCGGAACCTCATTTCTCGAAGAGCTTTCCGGTCGCTTCCTCGGTGTTCTGGTATTCACCGGCCGCACGCCGGAGTGAGTCGGTGAGTGAACCGAGGTATGCGATCGCGGCCAATGACGCTTGGGACGCCCTGCCCAGCGATCGGGCGGCCGAAAGCGCGTGGGTCGCCGCGGGTTCGTCAGCCGAGGTGCGGGTGTTATTCTCGTATGCACTCGTCAGCAGGTAATGTGCGTCTTTGGCCCGATCGAGCAGAGCTTCGAGCGACGTGATGTGTCGCTTCAGTTCGTCCGGTTCGACGAGGTAACCGGCAGCCGGTCGGGCGTGCGCCGGATCGAACAGCTCCGCAGCCGACGAGTACGACGAGTGGATTGCGCGGGAGTTCTTCGGGTCCGGTTGCACGCGCCCTCCCCTGGCGGTTCGAATTCCCGGACTCCTGAACGTAACATGCAGAGCTGTTGTGCACATGGAAAATTGCAGAAATTCCTCCATTTGCCGAATGCGCAGATGCGCATGCACGTGCATTTACCGCGACGCGCGGGGTGAACGTCACCGTTCGTGTCGGCAAGTGAGGACGCCAGACTCCCGAGCGGGTGAACGTGGACCACCGGGCGGGGCATAGCATCGGACGGTGGCCGCCGCCGAGGGTGGTGTGCTCAAGTCGGATGCGGGGTGACCGCACGTACCGAGGAAAGGGGGTGGGGAGCCGGCCCGTCGGGCTCCCTGACTGCCAATGGGTACTCGCACTGTCCGGGACGCCACTCGCGAGCTGTTGCGGAACCTCGGTCTCACCACGGTGTTCGGTAACCCGGGCACCACCGAGATCGCGTTCCTCACCGAGTGGCCCGACGATTTCCACTACGTGCTCGGGCTGCAGGAGTCGGCCGTCGTCGCGATGGCCGACGGCTACGCGCAGGCGACCCGCCGGCCGGTGCTGGTGAACCTGCACTCCGCGGGTGGGGTCGGGCATTCGCTCGGGCACGTGTTCACCGCCTACCGCAACCGGACCCCGCTCATCGTGCTGGCCGGTCAGCAGACCCGGTCCCTGTTGCCCGACGAGCCCTTCCTCGGCGCGGTGGAAGCGGCGAACTTCCCCAAGCCGTACGTGAAGTGGAGCGTCGAACCGGCAAGGGCGCAGGACGTGCCCGCCGCCATCGCGCACGCCCACCACGTGGCCACGCAGGCGCCGCAGGGCCCGGTGTTCGTCTCGGTGCCGGTCGACGACTGGGACGCCGAGGCGACGATGCCGCTGCCGGCCGGGCACCGGGTGCCCGGTTTCGCGCCCGACCCGGACGCGCTGGCCGAACTGGTGACCGCGCTGGACGAGGCGCGGCGGCCCGCGCTGGTGGTCGGCGCGAGCGTCGACCAGGACGGCGCGGTGCCCGATGTCGTTGCCCTGGCGGAGAAACTCGGCGCCGGAGTGTGGGCGGCGCCGATGTCCGCGCGGTGCTCGTTCCCGGAGGACCACGAGCTGTTCCTCGGTTTCCTGCAGCCGGAACGGATCGCCGTCGCGGAAGCACTGCGGGACCACGACCTCGTGGTGGTGCTCGGCGCGCCGGCGTTCACCTACCACGTCTACCGAGGTGAGCCGGACCGCGCGCTCCCGCCGCTGTACCTGGTGAGCGACGACGAGCAGGTGCTGGCGCGGGCGGGCGAGGGCACCGGGATCCGGTCGACGCCGGGGCACGCCGTCCGGGCGCTGACCGAGCGGGTCGCGGTCGGCGAGCGGACCGCGACCGGCAGGCCCGCGCCAGCGGATGCACCCGCCGAAACCACGCCGATCTCCCCGGCGTTCGCCTACTCTGTGGTCGCGGAACTGTTGCCGGAGAACGGGATCGTGGTCGAGGAGACGCCGAGTCACCGGAACGTGCTGCACGAGCAGCTGCCGATCACCGCCACCGACACCGGCTTCCTCACTGTCGCCAGCGGAACCCTCGGTTACGGCCTGCCCGCGGCGGTCGGCGCGGCGCTCGGCCGGCCCGACCGCAAGGTGGTCGCCGTGCTCGGCGATGGTTCCAGCATGTACTGCGTGCAGGCGCTCTGGACGGCCGCGCAGCAGCACGTGCCGGTGACCTTCGTGGTGCTGGACAACGAGCAGTACGCCGCGGTCCGCATCCTCGGCGAGACAGCCGGCGGCCGGAAGGTTCCGGGCACCGCCCTCGGCGGGATCGACTTCACGACGCTGGCGCAGAGCATGGGCTGCTCGGCGAGGACGGTCAAGGAGGCCGCGGAACTGCGTCCGGCGCTGGCCGCCGCGCTGGCCGAGGAGGGCCCGAGCCTGGTGCACGTGAAGGTGGATCCGAACCCGCAGACCTTGTACTGAGCATCTGGCGAACGGGTGATTCCGGCGGTGAAACGTGATCACCGCCGCCTTCCCGGACTACGGTGACCGCTTCGACCACGGTGTCCGGGGAGGGACCAATGGCGAAGCAGGAAATCCGTACGAGACCGGACGGCACGCGTTATCCGATCACGCCCAAGAAGGGCGGCGGGGCAAAGCTCTTCGTAGGCGCGGTCGCCTTGGTGACCGTCGTCGGCAGCGGCACGGCGGTCGGATCCGGCGTGGCCGGGCTGGGCGGGGCGGGGATGGAAGCCGGGTCCGCGGCGGAAGCGTTGCCCGGCAACCTCTCCGGCGAAGTCGCGGATTCGCTGCCAGGGCGAAGCCTGAAAACCCGCACTTCCGAAGGCCGCAAGTCGGCGCAGCGCGGGCGGAAGAGCGAAACGTTCGGACGGTTCAAGCTCAAGCAGCTCGACCAAGCCGTGAAACACGAGGCGCAATGCCTTGCGGCCTCGACCGACCGGGTACGGGAGTACCTCGCCCGGCACCGGTGCACCTCGCTGGACCGAGGCCTCTACGCAGTGGGCGACGGCCACGGCGACGCCGCGGCGATTTCACTGGTGCGAGTGCGATTCCCCAAGAAGAGCGACGCCACCGGCTGCGAGAAGGTCGAAAAGATCCAGGGCAGCGGCGACGTCAAGCCGTTGGGTTCAGCCGCACTCGGTCTGGCCGGACTGTCGTTCTCCGGGCACCACTACCGCTCCCGCATCGACCGCCGGACCCTGGTGATCGCCGAGGTCGAGACGATCACCGGGCACCTCGACGCCGGTACGCTCGATGCGCTCGCCGACGTGTCGGTGTGGTTTCCCGGGGCCTGATCAGCGTTTCGCGTTCTCCACAGTGGACGAAGCGGCCTTCTCCGCGGCTTCCCATTCGGCCGCGTCCGCCGCCGCGGTCACGGCGGGCCCGTGCAGCAGCCGCGCCACCTCGCCGCGCAGGGACACGAACTGCGGGGACTCGCGGGTGGTGATCTGGTCACGCTGGGCGGGCAGGTCCACCGGCAGGTCCGCGACGATGTGCGCCGGCGACTTCGACAGCACCAGCACCCGGTCGCCCAGGTAGACGCTCTCGTCGATGTCGTGCGTGACGAGCAGCACCGTGGTGCCCTGTTCGGTCTGCACGCGGCGGAGCAGGTCCTCCAGATCGAACCGGGTCTGGGCGTCCACCGAGGCGAACGGTTCGTCCATCAGCAGGAGCGCGGGACGACTCGCCAGTGCGCGGGCGATGGACACCCGCTGCTGCATACCGCCGGAGAGCTGCCACGGGAACTTCCCCTCGACGCCGGCCAGCCCGACCGCCGACAGCGCTTCGCGGGCCCTGTCGCGCCGGGTCGCCTTGTCGAGTTTGCTCCAGCGCAACGGGAACTCGACGTTCTTGCCCACAGTCAGCCACGGGAACAGCGAACGGCTGTAGTCCTGGAACACCACCGCGAGGTCGTCCGGCACGCCGGTCACCCGGTCACCGTGCAGGCTCACCGTGCCCGCGGTCGGTGGGAGCAGCCCGGCGATCGCGCGCAGCAGCGTCGATTTGCCGCAGCCGGACGGCCCGACGATGCAGGCGAGTTGCCCGGCTTCCACGGTGAACGACAGCTCGTCCACCGCCACGTGCGCGGTGTCGCCGGTGCCGTAGCGGTGGCCAACCCCGGAGACCTCGAGCATGGTCGACATCAGAAAACCTTCCGAAGAGGTGCTAGTTCCGGCCGGGCTGCCACCCGAGCACTCGCCGCTCGACGGCGAGGAGGGCGGCGTTGAACCCGTATCCGAGGATGCCCAGCAGCACGACCCACGCCCACATCTGGTCGTAGTCGAAGGCCCGCTGGGCGGCTGACAGTGCGTAGCCGATGCCGTTGAGCGCACCGACCAGCTCGGAGATCGCCATCAGGATCAGCGCGATGGACAGCGACAACCGCAGCCCGGCGAAGATCTTCGGCAGTGCCGCGGGCAGCACCACCATCCCGATCCAGTAGCGACGCGGAGTGCGGAACGCACGCGCGGTCTCCACCTTCACCTTGTCCACCGAGCGCACACCGTCCACTGTGTTCAGCAGCACCGGCCACAGTGAACCGAAGATGATCGTGGCGATCTGCATGCCCGGTCCGATGTGGAACAACACGATGAACACCGGTACCAGCGCGGGCGGTGGAATGGCGCGGAAGAACGCGAACAGCGGGCCCACGTAGTCCATCCCGGTACGCGAGCGGCCGAGTGCAGTGCCGAGCGCGATACCCACCACCACCGAGAGCAGCCACCCGCCGAGCACCCTGGCGAGGCTGGGCAGGACGTGCTCGAACACCGCGTCACCGAGGAACAGCTGCGAACCGGGGCCGGAGAACCACAGCTTCACCGCGGCCGTCGCGATCTTGCTCGGCGGCGGGAAGAACACGCTCTCACTCAGCCGGGTCGCGAGCTCCCACAGCAGCACGAGCACCACGAACAACAGCCATTTGCGGGCGAACCCGCTGATCCCGCGGCTCACCCGGCCGCGCAAGCGTGCCGGGACGGGCCTTTCCAGCACACTCACGCGGTGGCTCCTTCGTCGGCCTCGTTCCAGCGGAACAGCCTGCGGCCCAGCCGTTCCAGCCCCTCGTTGACGATGAAGCCCAGCAGTCCCGCGACGACGGTGCCCGCCAGTACCAGGTCCATCCGTCCGCTGACGGAGCTGGCCTCCAGCACGAACTGCCCGATGCCGAGTTTCGCGCCTGCCAGGAACTCGGTGCTGATCACCAGGATCAACGAGATCGCCGCGGCCATCCGGATGCCGGTGAACACGAACGGCGCCGAGTGCGGCAGAACCACCGAACTGAGGATCCGCGATCGCGGGGTGCCGTAGCTGCGGGCGGTCTCGACGAGCAGCGGGTCGACCTCGGCCATCGCGTAGATGGTGTTGAACAGGATCGGCCACACCGAGGCGTACACCGCGAGGAAGATCTTCGCCTCGGGGCCGCCGCCGATCACGATCAGGACGAGCGGGATCAGCGCCACCGAAGGAATCGGCCGCAGGAACTCGACGATCGCCTTGGTCGCCTCGCGCAGCCAGCGCACGCTGCCCAGCAGCAGCCCGGCCGGTACCGCGATGGCGATCGAGATCGCCATCGCGATCAACCAGGCCAGCGCCGAGGCCACCACGTCGCGGACGAACTCGACGTCACCGAGCAGCTGGCCGATCCGCGCGAACACCACGGTCGGCGGCGGCAGATCGGTCTGATCGACCCAGCCGGCCCGCACGATCGCCTCCCAGATGAGCAGGAAACCGAGCAGGCCGGTCAGATTGCGGACAACACGCACGTCAGGATGCGTTCGCCTGCGGGACGATCATCGTGGCCACGTCGATCTTGGCCGGGATCGAGCCGAACTGCTGCATCAGGTCCGGAACCCGCTGGATCCGCCGGGCGTCCAAAGTGGACTGGAAGGTGAGCAGCTTGGTCAGTGAGGCGATGTCCTGGTCGACCTTCGAGAACTTGACCAGCAGCGGCTCGATCTTCGAGCGGTCAGCGGCGTCCTTGGTGGCCTTCGCCATCGCACGCTGGAACGCGGCGACGGTCTTCGGGCTGCCGGAGGTGAACTTGCCGAGCGACCCGTAGCCCGCGGTCGGGAAGTCCTTCGTGCCGCCGGTCGCGGTGTCGATGATCTCCACCGTGCCGTCGTCCTTGGCCGACTGCGTGATGAACGGCTCGGTGAGGAAGCCCGCGTCCACGTCGCCACGCTTCACCGCGGCGCCGATCTGCGGGAAGCCGATGGGCACCCACTTCACGCCGGTGAAGTCCACGCCGTTGTCGCGCATCACGGACTTGGTCAGGGTGTCGCAGATGGTGTCGGTCGCGGTGATCGCGATCTTCTTGCCCGCCAGGTCGTGCACGTTCTTCACCGTGCTGTTCGGCATCGCCACGATCTCGGTGCTCTTCGGCCCGGCCGAAGAGGCGTCGGCGACGAACTTGATGTCGGCGTTGCTCTTGCTCTTGGCGACGAAGAACGGCGTGTAGCTGCCGTAGGCGATGTCGACCTCACCGGAGAGCAACTTCTGAAGCGAGGCCGCGCCGCTGGCCGCGTTGACCGCCTCGACGTCGAGGCCTTCCTGCTGGAAGTAGCCGTTCTGCACCGCGAGGTGGAACGGGGCCACGTCGATCGTCGGCATGATGGAGACCTTGATCTTCGCCTTCTCCAGGCCGGATCCGCCGCTCGTGCTGCCCGAGTCATCCGAACCGCCGAGCAGGCCGCAGCCGCTCGCGGTCAGCGCGACGCCGCTCGCCATGGCGAGGGACAGGAAACCGCGCCTGCCGTATCTACGCTGGTTGCTCGCGGCTGCTTCAAACAAGGTCGCTCCTATGCGGATGAGGTCACGCCTGGGGTACCAGATGTGTGGGTGGAGGTATGTGGCTCATCGTCCGGAGTCACGCGGCTACTGTAGAGAACCACCCTCGTTACTCACAATGGGTGGTCAGTAACGGTTCAGAGGTGGTTCGCGTCACTCGATCAGGTGAGCGATTGTGCTGCTGTGGCGCGTCGTGCGGACAAGCCGTGGATGCCTGAATGCCTTGATCCGCTGCCCGGGTACACCTGGGCCGACATCTGGAGGGTTACAAATGCGCCAAGCGTTCGCTACCCTCTGCTCCTGCAAGTGAGGTGTGGACCACCGATGTAGTGAGCGGCAGCCTTGTGAAGAGGTACTCCGCGCACGCCGGCGCGAAGCCGGTCAAGGGTGGCCTCGGCCGAATGGACCAGCGACCGACCACGTGCGGGGACCGAACGTCATGCCAGAGCTGAACCGATTCCGCACCCGGGGTGACGGGAAACCGCACCTGAAAGTCGATCTTTTCACCCGTAAGGGTGTAATGACCTGGTCAGTGGCCTGGACCATGGCGGGTCCGGGCCTGCTGCCGGAGGCGTGCGGGGAGTGACCGCGGGCACGGCAGGTTTCGAAGCACAGGGTCCCTCGGGCCCGGACGACGATGGTGGTGCGGCGGTGCCGAACGAAGACGCCGCGGGGGCGGGAGGGGCCCCTGCGCGAGAGAGCGGATCGAGCGGACGACGCTCCTTCTTCGCGCTGGGCAACTGGCGGCTCCGGTCGAAGCTCGCCCTCATCCTGATCATCCCGACGCTCACCGCGCTGGTGCTCGGTGTGCTGCGCGTGGTCGACGACGTACGGGAGGCCGCGCAGCTGGGACGGACCGCCGACCAGGTCGCGTTCGCGCAGAAGGTGACCGGCGTGGTGCACGACCTGGAAGGGGAGCGGGCGCTGGCGGTGGCCCGGATCGCCTCCGGTGACCCACTGCGCCAGGCCGGCCTCGACGCGCAGGTGGCCAAGGTCGACCGCGGGGTGGACGACCTGCGGGACGCGGCGGTCAACCTGCACACCGACGACCAGGCCACCAGCGACCGCTACGCCCGCGGCCTGCAGCGGCTGGACGCGCTGCGCCCGCTGCGCGCGGCGATCGGCTCCTCCTCTTATTCCGACCTCGCCGCGCTGGACACCTATTCGTCCATTCTCGACTCGCTGGTGCAGCTGGGCCGCGAGGTGACCACCGCGACCAGTGACCGTGACCTGCTCCGGCTCGGCACGAGCACGCAGTCGATCAGCGAGGCCAAGGAATTCATCCTGCGCGGGGACAGCGCACTGCAGATCTCCGCGTTCCGCAACAGCTTCCCCGGCAGCCTGCTCGACGAGACCCGCGCCGCGGAGGCGAGCGGGGACGCCTCGATCTCGGTGTTCCTCGCCAACGCCACCGACGACCAGGTCCAGCTGTACAACGACACCTACTCCGGTCCGGAGGTCGACGACCGGCGCCGGATCGAGACGTCCGCGTTCTCGGTCGCCCAGCAGACCCAGAACCAGGCGCTCAACATCGACCCCACGCGGTTGAGCCAGGACTCCACGATCGCCTCGGACAAGCTCCGCGCGGTCGAGAGCAACCTGCTGACCCAGCTGCGCGCGCAGGCGGACAGCCTCGCCGGCACGGCGGTGCGCTCCGCCTGGATCGGGGGCGTGGTCGTGCTCGCCGCCCTGATCGCGGCCCTGATCCTGATGCTCGCGATCGCCCGGTTGATGCTGCGCCCGCTGCGGGTGCTGCGGCGCACCGCGCTCGACGTGGCCTACACCCGGCTGCCCGAGACCGTGCAGTCGATCCTGGACGATCCGGATCCGGTCAACGCCTCGAAGAAGGCGGTGGACCCGGTGCCGGTCGCCTCCCGCGACGAGATCGGCGAGGTGGCGCGCTCGTTCGACGTGGTGCACGAACAGGCCGTGAAGATGGCCGCGGAACAGGCACTGCTGCGCGAGAACGTCAACGGCATCTTCGTGAACCTCTCCCGGCGTTCGCAGCGGCTGGTGGAACGCCAGCTCGGCGTGATCGACCGGCTCGAGGCCGACGAGCAGGACCCGGACCACCTGGCGAGCCTGTTCGAACTGGACCACCTGGCCACCCGGCTGCGGCGCAACGGTGAATCGCTGCTGGTGCTGTCCGGCGCCGGACTCGCGAAGTCGGTGCCGAAGCCGGTGCCCGCCGCCGACGTGATCGGTGCCGCGGTGTCCGAAATCGAGCAGTACGCCCGGATCGAGGTCGGCGCCGTCCCCGAGGTCGCGGTGCAGGGCCTGGCGATCCACGACCTGGTGCACGTGCTGGCTGAGCTGCTGGACAACGCGACCTACTTCTCCGAGCCGGAGACGAAGATCACCGTACGGGCCGTGGTGACCCGCAAGAAGGCGCTCGCCGTCCAGGTCACCGACCACGGTGTCGGCATGAGCGAGGACCGGCTCGCCGAGATCAACTCCCGGCTGGCCGATCCGCCGGACCTGGACGTGTCGGTGACCCGGCGGATGGGTCTGTACGTGGTCGCCCGGCTGGCCCAGCGGCACGGTATCGAGGTGCGGCTGCGGGAGAACGAGGACATCGAGGGCGGCGTGATCGCCCGCGTGGTGGTCCCCGCCGAACTGCTCACCGAACTCCGGATCGCCGCCCCGGTGCCGTCGGCGCCGCGGCACACCCCGCCGCCGCCGAACCGCAACGAGGTGTCGCACCCGAGCTTCCCGCCGGTCAACCGGGAACCGGAACCGGCGCCGGAGCCCCCCGCGGTGCCTGCCCAGTCGGTCGGCGGCCTGGTGCCGCTCGACCAGCCGATCAGCCTCGACGACCTGGTCGCGGGCAACCGGGCGGCCGGACCGTTCCTGAGCCCGGAGACCCCGGCCGCGGAGGCGCCGGCGTGGCCGACGGCCGAGGACCTGGCCCCGCTCACCCGGGACTCCAACGGCGACGGGGCGAGCATGGCCGAAACCCAGTTCGCGCCGCTGGTTCTGCCGAAGCGCGAACCGAAGTACGTGGCACCGGAGGAGCCGAAGGCCCCCGAACCGGCCGCCGACGACGGCGCGTCCGCGCTCGAGGACGAAGTGCCGACCCGGCGGCTCCCGATCTACCAGTCGGTACTCTCCCGCTGGTTCAGTGAGGGCAGTGAAGCCGGGGAAGGCGGGGACGAGGGCGAACCCGGTCCTGTTCCCACCACCGGCGACGAGACGGCGGCAGCGGCGGAACCCGCCGGACCGGCCGCCCCGCGCGAACCGGTCGCGCCGGCCGAACCGGCCGGCGCGCGCGAGGAGGAGCCGATCGAAGCGACGCCGCTCTACCCCGGTCCGGAGGGCCCGGGCGACGAAGGCTGGCACAGTGCCTCGGACGAGGGCTGGCAGGCTGCCCAGTCGCTGCTCGAGTCGAAGAACGAGGAAGTGACGTCGGCCGGGCTGCCCAAGCGCATCCCGAACGCGTACCTGGTCCCCGGGTCGATCACCCCTTCCCAGGCGCAGGCCGAACCGCAGAACTCGTTCACCGACGAGACCGCCGGACTGCCCGGAACGGGTGCTATCACCCGCTCGGCGACAGCGGCACGCAGCCGGATGGCAAGCTTCCAGCGTGGGTACACCTCCGGACGGCACGCATTGAAGGAACGGCCGGCGGAGGCCCGGCTCGAGGACGAGGTGCGAGTCACCGGGGCCGGGTACGTGAGCGACAGCAGTGAGGAGCGACAGTGACACGGGCGGGTGCAGTGCAGCCGGGAGGCGGCTCGACGCAGCCGAACGGCAGGGCGGCCGGCGGCGCGGCGGGTAGCTTCGCGTGGCTGATCACGGATTTCGTGCACCGGGTTCCCGGTGCGGCGCACGCAGTGGTCGTCTCGGCCGACGGTCTGCTTCTCGCGGCTTCGCGCGGGTTGCCGAAGGACCGCGCGGACCAGCTCGCGGCGGTGGCCTCCGGGCTCACCAGCCTCGCGCGGGGTGCGGCGAAGGTGTTCGAAGGCGGCCCGGTCGCGCAGACCGTGGTCGAGATGGCCAACGGCTTCCTCTTTCTCATGTCGGTGTCCGACGGTTCGTGCCTGGCTGTGCTGGGTTCGCCGGAAAGTGACATCGGCCTGGTGGTGTACGAGATGACGTTGCTCGTCGAACGGGTCGGGCAGCAGCTGACCCCGGAGATGCGCGCGCAACTGCAGGGCGCTGCGGTCCGCCGCTAGGCGGGCCGGGAACCAGGGAGTGAGCCGTGGACGACGGGCGCTTGCGGGGCGATGGCCGGCTCGGGGACGACTCCACCGGTGGGTGGGGTGAGCGGGACCGGGAACGGGAGGACTGGAAGTCCTTCCGCGACCGGGTCGACCGCGAGTGGCGGGCCCGGCACGCCCGCGCCGAATCCGATGCCGAACCGGAGCCGGAGCGCGAGCCGCCGAATTGGGTGACCGATTCCAACGCCGGGCAGCAGCCGGGGATCACCGCCGTGCCCGGGTACCGCGACCGGTTGCTCGGCGGACCCGGTTCGGAGTTGTTCGGCGGTGCCAGCGGGCCGCTCTACGATTCGGCCGAGTTCGCCGCGTTCAGCGCGGCCCACGACGGTTCGCCCGGCCCCTCGTCGAACGACCTCGCCGCGGCACTGCCCGCGCAGGCCGCGAGCGAGCCGCCGGTGACCGAGGTGGAGACCTCCGGGCTCGTGCGGCCCTACTTCCGCACGCGCGGCCGGACCAAGCCGACCTACGACCTCGCGATCGAAGCACTGGTCTCGACCAGTGACCAGGGTCGGGTGCTGGACCGGGTCCGGGTACCCGAGCACCGGTCGATCTGCGATCTGTGCCTGGACACCCGGTCGGTGGCCGAGGTCGCGGCGCTGTTGCGGCTGCCGCTCGGCGTGGTGCGGGTGCTGATTGGTGACGTGGCGGGACTCGGCCTGGTGCTGGTGCACACCTCCAGCAGCACGACCGCGGGCGACCGCCCCAGTATCGAGTTCATGGAAAGGGTGCTCAGTGGGCTTCGGAGAATTTGACTCCGACGCGAACACACCGCACACAGGTCCGACCTCGTCGGCCAAGATCGTCGTCGCGGGTGGGTTCGGTTCGGGTAAGACGACTATGGTCGGGGCGATCTCCGAGATCGATCCACTGACCACCGAGGCCATGATGACCGAGGCGAGTGTCGGGCACGACGACGTCACGGCCACGCCCGACAAGACGACCACCACGGTCGCCATGGACTTCGGCCGGATCTCGCTCGACTCGGACCTGGTGCTGTACGTGTTCGGCACGCCGGGCCAGCACCGGTTCTGGTTCATGTGGGACGACCTCGCGGTCGGGGCGATCGGCGCGGTGGTGCTGGTGGACACCCGGCGGCTGGCCGACGCCTTCCCGTCCATCGACTTCTTCGAGAACCGGAAGCTGCCCTACGTGGTGGCGATCAACTGTTTCGACCGCCTGCTGCACCACCAGATCGAGGATGTGCGGCACGCGCTGACGATCTCCCCGTCGGTGCCGATCATGGCCTGCGACGCGCGGGAACGGGACTCGGCCAAGCAGGTGCTGATCTCCGTCGTCCAGCACGCGATCGCGCACGACACGGCACTGCGGGCAGGCTGAACCCGGGTACCCGGAGCCGGATGCGGCCGTTGGAGTGAACTCCGCGGTCTTCACCCGCTTCGGGGAGTGGTGCCTCCGGCCGGAGCCGGGAGACTGTCTCCCGCTCGCCCCGGCCGGAGCCGGCAGGACCTCGATCGGGCTGCCGGAACGCTGGTGACCTGCGTGGACACCCCTCCGCGCGGGCCCTCCGGCGGCACGACCGAGTGACCCGCGATGGCGTGGTCGCGCCTGCGTCCCCACGACGTAGGCGCGGAAGTACGCGTACCCTGCCCGGGCGCACGCTCGACATGGCCGGGCAGGTGAATACGCTGGGACGGCGTCCGCACGCCGGCCGGGCGGACAGGACCGCCCGGGTGACGGGCGGGTGCGCGGCAGCGTTCGACAGCTTGGAGGGCCAGTGACCTATCCCGGGACCGATTCCGGCCGGCCGGCGGAACAGGGCACGTTCGGCTGGCTCGTCTCGGACTTCGTGCGCCGGGTCCCGGGTGCCGCGCACGCAGTGCTGGTGTCCGCCGACGGGCTGCTGCTGGCCCCGTCCGACGGCCTGCCGCAGGACCGCGCCGAGCAGCTCTCCGCGGTCGCGTCCGGGCTGGTGAGCCTCACCCAGGGCGCCGCCCGCTGCTTCGAGGCGGGCGGGGTCAACCAGACCGTGGTGGAGATGGAGGGCGGGTACCTCTTCCTGATGGCGGTGTCCGACGGGTCGTCGCTGGCCGTGCTGGCCGCGCCCTCGTGCGACATCGGGGCCGTGGCCTACGAGATGACGCTGCTCGTGGAGCGGGTCGGCCAGCAGATCACGCCCGAGCTGCGGGCCCAGCTGCAAGGTGGGGTGCGTGGGTGAGGATCTCGGGTTTCGGCGAGCAGGAGACGGGTGCCTGGGACGCACTGCACCGGGGCACCGACCGTGAGTCGTTCGACTCACCCAGCCACTACGAGCTGAGCACGCTGAAGACGATGCTGCCGCATCGCCGCCCGCATCCGCCCCGTCCCACCCCGCCACCACCCCCGCCTCCGGACTACGACGACGGCTGGGACACCGGGGAATCCGGCCACAGCGAGGAACCCGCGGAGTCCCGCGGTCACCACGCGGCCCCCGAAC carries:
- a CDS encoding sensor histidine kinase, which codes for MPNEDAAGAGGAPARESGSSGRRSFFALGNWRLRSKLALILIIPTLTALVLGVLRVVDDVREAAQLGRTADQVAFAQKVTGVVHDLEGERALAVARIASGDPLRQAGLDAQVAKVDRGVDDLRDAAVNLHTDDQATSDRYARGLQRLDALRPLRAAIGSSSYSDLAALDTYSSILDSLVQLGREVTTATSDRDLLRLGTSTQSISEAKEFILRGDSALQISAFRNSFPGSLLDETRAAEASGDASISVFLANATDDQVQLYNDTYSGPEVDDRRRIETSAFSVAQQTQNQALNIDPTRLSQDSTIASDKLRAVESNLLTQLRAQADSLAGTAVRSAWIGGVVVLAALIAALILMLAIARLMLRPLRVLRRTALDVAYTRLPETVQSILDDPDPVNASKKAVDPVPVASRDEIGEVARSFDVVHEQAVKMAAEQALLRENVNGIFVNLSRRSQRLVERQLGVIDRLEADEQDPDHLASLFELDHLATRLRRNGESLLVLSGAGLAKSVPKPVPAADVIGAAVSEIEQYARIEVGAVPEVAVQGLAIHDLVHVLAELLDNATYFSEPETKITVRAVVTRKKALAVQVTDHGVGMSEDRLAEINSRLADPPDLDVSVTRRMGLYVVARLAQRHGIEVRLRENEDIEGGVIARVVVPAELLTELRIAAPVPSAPRHTPPPPNRNEVSHPSFPPVNREPEPAPEPPAVPAQSVGGLVPLDQPISLDDLVAGNRAAGPFLSPETPAAEAPAWPTAEDLAPLTRDSNGDGASMAETQFAPLVLPKREPKYVAPEEPKAPEPAADDGASALEDEVPTRRLPIYQSVLSRWFSEGSEAGEGGDEGEPGPVPTTGDETAAAAEPAGPAAPREPVAPAEPAGAREEEPIEATPLYPGPEGPGDEGWHSASDEGWQAAQSLLESKNEEVTSAGLPKRIPNAYLVPGSITPSQAQAEPQNSFTDETAGLPGTGAITRSATAARSRMASFQRGYTSGRHALKERPAEARLEDEVRVTGAGYVSDSSEERQ
- a CDS encoding roadblock/LC7 domain-containing protein is translated as MTRAGAVQPGGGSTQPNGRAAGGAAGSFAWLITDFVHRVPGAAHAVVVSADGLLLAASRGLPKDRADQLAAVASGLTSLARGAAKVFEGGPVAQTVVEMANGFLFLMSVSDGSCLAVLGSPESDIGLVVYEMTLLVERVGQQLTPEMRAQLQGAAVRR
- a CDS encoding DUF742 domain-containing protein, with translation MDDGRLRGDGRLGDDSTGGWGERDREREDWKSFRDRVDREWRARHARAESDAEPEPEREPPNWVTDSNAGQQPGITAVPGYRDRLLGGPGSELFGGASGPLYDSAEFAAFSAAHDGSPGPSSNDLAAALPAQAASEPPVTEVETSGLVRPYFRTRGRTKPTYDLAIEALVSTSDQGRVLDRVRVPEHRSICDLCLDTRSVAEVAALLRLPLGVVRVLIGDVAGLGLVLVHTSSSTTAGDRPSIEFMERVLSGLRRI
- a CDS encoding GTP-binding protein, which codes for MGFGEFDSDANTPHTGPTSSAKIVVAGGFGSGKTTMVGAISEIDPLTTEAMMTEASVGHDDVTATPDKTTTTVAMDFGRISLDSDLVLYVFGTPGQHRFWFMWDDLAVGAIGAVVLVDTRRLADAFPSIDFFENRKLPYVVAINCFDRLLHHQIEDVRHALTISPSVPIMACDARERDSAKQVLISVVQHAIAHDTALRAG
- a CDS encoding roadblock/LC7 domain-containing protein — protein: MTYPGTDSGRPAEQGTFGWLVSDFVRRVPGAAHAVLVSADGLLLAPSDGLPQDRAEQLSAVASGLVSLTQGAARCFEAGGVNQTVVEMEGGYLFLMAVSDGSSLAVLAAPSCDIGAVAYEMTLLVERVGQQITPELRAQLQGGVRG